The region taaagaaagtagggcatttctctcaatcccatattgcGTACATAACACTTGAATTGCTTTGTAGGAAGCTtcttcgtaaacgggtctgctaggttgtgttctgatgcgatttttaagaatggacacatctcctctttgtacgatttctctgactaagtgatatttgcgctctatatgctttcctctcttgtggcttcttggttcgttagaattagccactgctccaccgttgtcacagtaaagaacaagtagtttctccacttctggaaccacttccagatccgtgtagcactttttcagccaaactgcttctttagctcCTTCACAAGCTGTtatgtattcaacttccatggttgaatcagctatactggattgcttaatgcttctccagacaactgctccaccatcaagagtgaatactgacccagaagtagactttttaCTGTCCTtatcagattgaaaatctgagtcagtgtatccagtaggttcaaggtcactactCGAATATAATAGCATATAGttcctcgttctcctgagatatttgagaatatgtttcaccgcaatccagtgttccagacctggatttgactgataatgactgacaatccctactgcataacattgcatacattaggctccctacagcggatgcatagggatactttctcatgtcctcttgctcttgtggtgtctttggacattggtctttggaaagagtaattccatgtctggttagcaattgaccctttttggaattttccatagagaatcgttcaagcactttatcaatataatttgcttatgaaagttccaagagcttgttctttctatctcttagaattttaatgcctagaacatagctcgcttctcccaaatctttcatttggaatttgtcagacAACCATCtgtttacatttgataatgtctctacatcattcccaatgagtaggatatcatcaacgtaaagaactaagaaaaccacaactttccctttgatgtatttataaacacatgcttcatcaacattttgttcgaaaccatatgttttaatagtttcatcaaatgttaagttccaagatcttgatgcttgtttcaattcATATATTGATTTgaacaacttgcataccttttgatcttgatccttcttaataaacccttctggttgttccatatatatggtttcatcaagttggccattcaaaaaagttatcttgacgtccatttgccagatctcaaaatcatagatggcagctatggataaaagtatgcgaatggacttaagcatggctaccggagaaaatgtttcttcatagtctacaccttctctctgtgtgtagcctttggccacaagccttgctttataagtctctacctttccatctgcacaccttttcttcttgtagatccatttacatccaatggctttgacattgtcaggcagatctacaagttcctagactgaattggaatacattgattccctttcttgattcatggcagcatgccacttatcaacatcagggtcttcaatttcttctttaaaattcaatggatcgtcctttttagtatctgatacaagaacgtgtgcctcatgttcgtagtgaataggttgtctcacaatcctcccactacgacgttgcactagtttttccttttcaggaattgtggtttcttagCGACaattttcagtgatagaaaatagatcgtgaaatctccctgaaaAAATAGAATAGTGATataagcataggtcactgttcttcaaaaacttaggtccaaactttatcagatctcatgtattgagaacatctgataaatggattttgcctattgttttgtatagcgagctcacactcgttctttgtgtgttgagaacattttggaagatcctggtgtgagatctcaaggatttttgccgtgCAAAAGGATAgaagcaaggaaggacttgaggtaattttctattcatctctttgattcaagatatatatatgtatgtgaagaagtagatctagaaatcttgtggggttaaattaacaattttgattgttgtttagctgcgtataatctctgatttgatctataaaaaccaacacagttgtggattttataagtttaacctatagtttaagaatattaattataacataaggtttgattaatattgttggttctagatataatatttattataacataaggtttagacagagccattaagagcatgacacttgtcataatcatgattattaaggaattaagtattttgatgcatagttttaataaaagaaagatctagaagctctagaaccttccagcagctgttaggatcgtattatgactcagtcaaagctgtttatctaattcaaattatgctgaaaaagtgaaaatacgtgtttaatatatcaacgtatgctgatatgTCGTAGCATAGggaccgatatatcgcctatggaagatacgaaaaacacgtcgactttgcacgaacgtacgaacgaGGCTCGAGATTAGggtagagtcgatatatcgcctataggtgggcgatatatctcctctagtgatgatttttgtaaagtttgtgatttttgaatttaaaaatacccttaaccacttagacatgcctttgaatgattttgaccgagttttgggcgtcacttgaacaaaaattcaaatctttttcattttataatcatttatttattcaaattaaaatgggttagtttcactccttgaactctataaataggacctagtgctcagccattttcttcattcttcaagcatttgatcaaagcctccaaggtgctagtgttactatagagagatacacttgggttttcggttaaagctttatcattctaagcttttataaacacttaggaagtgagaaattgtgtgatttcagtattgaggtttagGCCAATCCATAatgtcattcaaggtattcctattccttaagtccagttctttatgattctttagttttctttagtttctttttattcagatcctaactcttgtttatgattcttgattaggtatttaagttcttgaaacttaaggtccttcttggtaagtttcttcttgatggtttagttctcatattcgtctttattctttagagattctcaccatttttactgttggtttataggagtgttctaatctcgTTCTTCTTCCCAAAAATcctggcttttggtaaggaaaataggatagattttatgtgcttatatgttatggtatgtttatgttatgatatgtatatgtatagtatgttttatagtccttgggcatatgacttgtttagttagaaagccccaagaatttatgggcatatgacttgcttagctagcaagccccacaaatttattggcatatgacttgctttgcCAACGAGCAcgaagaagtatgatggccattgtagtcctatatgatatatgttttgtagtatatatttatgatatagtcttatgttatatgattgttagtagattttccttgttgtgcATTAGACTCACtcatttatttttagtgtgatgcagtaaaatgattatggaggcggaatgattcttggtagcttggcttgtgtgttgaggatgaatggaatgaatggactgcttGTCGattgaggacgacgttatttatttttagtcttttaaattatgtttttgatgtaattctggaactagtatttaaagtttatgttttatgttttatcaaacaatgggtacccatactgtatcttatattttattttgtaatatgcacaatattattttggggttttaataaagttatgattatttcatatgtatgttttatctaaaatagtagctatgtcttgtAGTTTTAATAGtgcaaggtcttagaaatagttgggtcattacaattggtatcagagcataagttcatttgcatgaagttctcctagatacacacgctcaagctctgaatctaaccgccaatgtaactgtttatgttatagttattatgtttatgtgtttagctaacgttttagcccttatgttttcagttaagaatggacggacccttaacctatgaggatatctgagccattaaggccttgaaaagaattagagagccaagaaatacagtaggagtgctagaaagaatcactcaatgATAACTCTTAtgccacaaggagatagttcacctccaaacaactaagcaaatcatgatgtgAGCTACGGAataatatgttttagtgattagactttttaaagattatcccactataattgcagccttagaagaaatatgagaGACtataaatgatgaagatgaattaccggtagctatgagatattattttctcatacttaggttcacctctaagatggaattccaattcactaatgaacaaaaacattgaatctttacgaatcttccaaggggaaattttgaggctaaaaataatgatgattatgaggagatagatgatgatatgttagatgaagggttatatatagaagatcctgatttttagattagtttatttctttatttatttaattttttttttttgcaattatgattgtacatacatagtgaaaacctttttccaaataaatatcattgttattttttaatgacatgtatgagtttgattttttttacaatcataataaataataaatttaataaataatgaccaagttcagtgagggtggatacaaatcaatggactgggttctatattgagagttagggggccatagtagtgggaacgattttactgatcccaaccctccctcaatatggttaactttggaacaacgatgagtttcgagcatgagaattaagtcatataggatgattagaaatagacttagaaaataataaagatgacttatttttctatgtgtagaaacacaccctaatgataACGAAGCCTTatctaatttttcataagaaatcataaataataggcccgagttatgtttgcttagattaaattttgttttagagcctattagggtaagttctaacatgtttttctcaactgttagaactctgctgaagatattgctcagaaggtctgcacgcaccaatgTCAATGCCTCCAATGTTGCTcttgagactaatgaagcccctccagttcgtagaaggggagcgcgtgctaccaCTATTGCTGCTGCTAACTGAAGTGCACcgccgccgccggttgacaacagcGCAGAAATTGCCAAactacgacagcaagttgaggaattactgcagcaacatcGACAGCaaactcagactcagcctccgcctccgccgcaaCTGCAGCCTCAACtaatggctcaagtaccccatcaagtagcTCCTTATGGGGGATGACCGATGGAAaactatgcgccctacccagctcagtacatggagccaatctacgagcggtttcgTAAACAACAAGCTCCAAACATTGAAGGGACAACAAACCCCTTTGAGGCGAAAGAAtagctcagaaatgtagagctgatcctagcgcacatgaatctcggcaatgcggactacatatcctgtgtttcgtctctgcttaagaaggatgctagaatatggtgggacttagttcagcagacgcatgatgtcgccaccatgacatggactaaaTTTGTGGacctgttccacaagaagtactacaactcggtagTCATCGCGACAAGGATCGAGGAGTTCACTAGtatgaagcagggcaacttaacggttGCAGAGTATGCTCGATAGTTCGACTGACTAGCCATgcttgcaccagagttggttccaactaaTTTTCTCAAagttaccaagttcgttagaggacttagaccaaagattgagctaggggttaagctagcaaaccctggaacAACTCCAAAGTGTATTTTCCTATAATGTCAAAATTAAGAGGCAAGCTAATACCTCGCGTGCATCCCAAAAGCATCGCACCTGGAAGTCTACAAGAGAGCCTGAAGACCATCTCGTAGACTGGGAGGCAAGTGTGGATACAAAAAATCCTAGTTGCACGAGACTCCCACCTTGTGTCCTTCGAACCATAGATTTGAGATGGAAGTGGCGAAGCTCGACCTGGCACCTTCCTCTAAGAGCCCCGTGACAGAACCAAGTGAGACATGGTCTTGAGCTACAAGCCTTCGTTTCGTGCCAAGAGGGTCTCGCGTCAAAATCACCTTACGCCAAGAAGGTCTCGCGCCTGGAAGGTGCCCTGTCCCTCAGAGGGGCCTCACGTCAAGAGGGCCTCGTGCGAAGAGGGTCACACGCCTGGAAGGTGCCCTGTGCCTCAGTGGAAACTCACGTCTCTGCCTCGCGTGCAGGGGCCTCGCGCAACAGCGTCTCGCGCGTAGCAGCCCCGTGCACCACATCGTCTCATGCACAGCCGCCTCGTGCACCATGGCTCCGCCTCGCATGCAGGGGCCTCACGCCATAGCGTCTCACGCGCAGTAGCCCCGTGCACCACATCGTCTCACGTGCACCAGCCCTGTGCACCACGGCTCTGCCTCGCATGTAGGGGCCTCGTGCCACAATGTCTCGTGTGTAGCAGACTCATGCACCACATCGTCTCGCGCGCACCAACCCCACGCACCACATCTCCGCCTCGCGTGCAGGGGCCTCACGCCACAACGTCTCGCGTGTAGGAATCCCGTGCACCGCATCGTTTCGCGCGCACCAGCATTGCACACCATGGCTCCGCCTCGTGCGCAGGGGCCTCGTGCCACAGAGTCTCGCGTGCAGCAGCCCCGTGCACACATCGTATCACGCACACCAGCCCCGTGCACCACAGCTTTACCTCGCGCGTACTAGCCCCATGCACTACATCATCTCGCTCGCACCAGCCTCGTACACCATGGCTCTGCCTCGCGCGCAGGGGCCTTGCGCCGTAGTGTCTAGCGCGTAGTAGCCCCTCGTACCATGGCTCGGCCTCGTGCATAGGGGCTCGCGCCACCGGCCTTAGGAGGATCTTGCCTTCCATTCTCTTGGAGGTACGAAATGCATACGAAGGTACGACCTTGAAAACCACAGATGGCAGACCCTATCCCCACGCCAGAAAAGTAGTGGTCGTACATGCAAGGTACCTGTCATGGTCCTTCTCAGCCAACCTCTGACATCTGTCCCCGgaaagtagtggtggtacgaggAGTGGTGGCATGAACTGCATGCTTCTAACCATTTATCAGCATCGACACCACAaccctctgctccaccacgacccgtgccactaccatgacagcgtacccaagtaccttcttgtcccctgggaccaccttgtatccaaggccattagaaCCAAGCTATAAATGATTCTTCACCTCTCcatctaaggggttggaaaattcttgtaatatcagactattctaagagccataaacgtgtttttcttctattattcacttgcaattttccttcatatttctacaagttcttttgcattcattaagttttgattaattctttgagttttccatccatattttgttgacgagtttctgccgtcaacacttttcatatatctctaatttttaaaattattaaaatatatatatattttaacataactatatataatcaacctagctagaatgttaataaaaaaattaatatacatacTATATACATAATTAtcgaattaaataataataaaaattaaaaaaatcataaacatatatacttgaaTCAAATCAATATAATGTGATatgttaaattaaaattaaaattatttctaCATTGTCGATAAAGTTATCTTCTTTAAAAACCCACTCAAAACTACTAACAATCAAAACTAATAAAGAAAAATCTTATTAAATATCATTTTAACAATGATTTATActtataattttaaaaacttacctcaaatgtgtgcttgaaataacAATTTTGAGTCAAAATCTCAAGTTTCCACACTTCTTATATTCTCCAAGAAAATTGTACAATTCCATTGAAAAACTCATAATCATAAAGAACTAACAAAaaatcgcatatatatatatcatcttaATACTAAACCCATAAGAAAATTTACTTGAGAAGCTTGAAAATGGAGACAATTTCGTAACTTTCAAATCCTAATATCACTGAAATTTGCCCCAAATTTCTCTGTGTAATCACGCACAAAGAAGGAGAAATAAAGAAGCCAAGTCGTGCGGTACGTATATGCAGTGaagacttccaacgtctcccactgtgagacatgggacacgtggcacgtctcccagtgggagacgttggatgtcctcCCTGGACACGTATTAGGCAAGAGTTTTTCAACGTCTTCCTAcccttttaatgtcttacaattttagtcattaataaaaaaaatttaatgtctcccaacataagacattaaaaatttcTAATTTTTagtgtcttacaccaatggtgtaagatattgtagggagtcattgaaagtagaatttgttgtagtgatCTTAAAGAATGTGAGAAGGGTGGATGGAGAGGTGTGGAGGGAGAGGTGGAAGGATTAAGAATCCTCATGAGCCCACCATTTATAATTTATtgctttaattttatttatatgtgcagaaagaatttttaacatttatgGGGAGTTTAAATAGAATTGTCTGTAGTAAGAAAAATTAGGATATAGATAGAATCACTGTTAATGAATTTCatagttttaaaatttaaatatataaatgattttattaaaaaaaataataaattaataaataagtgataaattaaatatttagagttataattaaaaatattttttattattatttcttaatattatATTTAGGTCAATTTACTAAAGTAAAATATTTGgcaataatgaattaattaaaaagggtttaaaggaaaaaaaaaaaggtgctatgttatttatttttgttaatattcCATTTTATCCTTATTAATTTaggtttattttataaaatataataatgagGGATCTATATGAGCCAAAAGGTGACtgttgagaattaattaattgctAAAAAAAAGGGTTGGAGATTGGTTTTATTAGTGCAGAGGTGACAGTGCTGTAGCTTGTTTTTGTGTTATAATGGAATttctttaaaagaaaaatatatacatagttttttttttaagcgTTTGCTATAAGACGTTTCAAGACTAAGGTCTTCTTCATAGAATTTTTCCAAAATTATCTCATGTCTAAAAAATAATCGACAAGGAAAGAGAAATTTTATTGATAATCCatagtatatattataaatgGCTTGATGACAAACAAGTACATACATGTCGATCGATATTGCATGCCAAGCTAGCATAAACAACAGCATTATTAATTTATTCTTCTCTTCTCTATAGTATTTCTGTAAGATGTACCAGCATATAAATTAATACTGAAGTATGTATGTATAAGATTAATACATATGGCTTctgtttctttattttatgtatgtataatATTTGATGGTGATCATGGGCAGAAAGTGATGAGATAGTTAGAACCGGTGCAGGTGAAAGTACTGGTCTTATCATCGTAAGCGTAGCTGTAAGCCTGAGGGCATTTCTGCTCGAAGAAGTTAGAGTAGTCAGTTGGAGGACATGTCTCTGGCTTATCAAAGGCTCCTCTACAGCAGTACCTGTCCTCATTAAACTTGGTGCAAGCGCTCAGGCACCCAACGACATCGTTTCCGGATTTATACTGGAGCTCAGCTAGGCATGCGTCGTTGATGTTGACTGGGCAGCTTGACTGCTGGCACTCGCCGCTACCGCCTTGTGGCGCAACAGAAGCGGGCACGTTGAACCCGTCCACGTTGCTCACGTCGTAGAAATCTTTTCCCCCGTCTCCTCTGATGGTCAGTTCGATCAGAGTGGCCGGAAGGGCTCCGCTTAAACCGTTGCACTCCACCCTACCGGAGCCACAGTTGCCGGTGGCGCACATGAACCTACCGGATGCATCGGTGGAGCATCGATCTCGGCCCCAGAAGCGGCCGGTCCAAGTGCCCGCTGGGATGTCCACGGACTGGGTAGCTCCAGGTGCTAACTCGAAACCGGTGGTTGAGAGTTGAGGTTTCTGGTCGCCGGTTAGGGTTGCCGGCCAGATGGTTCTTTGACAGTTGTTTTTAATGGTGATGGTAGTCGCATTTGCTCCTGTACGTACGAAAAAATTTAttgaatgtatatataataatctTAGATAGATCATTTCGATAACGGATAGTTGAGCCTTAAGATATAGTATAACATAACATCCATTAATATAAGGTTTAAAATTTCCCGACGATACTAACAATATGTACTTGTAGGGGATTATATaacataatcatcattactacgAATAGTACTCGTGCATTTATAGTCTGGTAAAATGAAAGAAGTGTTCAAGTTAAGAAGAACTagtatatattaaatatatatataaatataaatattattaccTGCAACAAAGATGAAAACTAAGGCGAGACTAACGAAGAGTATTTGGGAATTCATGGCGCTTGGCCGAACCCTTGACGAATTCTATACTTGATGATATAAGTGA is a window of Humulus lupulus chromosome 4, drHumLupu1.1, whole genome shotgun sequence DNA encoding:
- the LOC133831204 gene encoding thaumatin-like protein 1b, which produces MNSQILFVSLALVFIFVAGANATTITIKNNCQRTIWPATLTGDQKPQLSTTGFELAPGATQSVDIPAGTWTGRFWGRDRCSTDASGRFMCATGNCGSGRVECNGLSGALPATLIELTIRGDGGKDFYDVSNVDGFNVPASVAPQGGSGECQQSSCPVNINDACLAELQYKSGNDVVGCLSACTKFNEDRYCCRGAFDKPETCPPTDYSNFFEQKCPQAYSYAYDDKTSTFTCTGSNYLITFCP